Proteins encoded in a region of the Trichosurus vulpecula isolate mTriVul1 chromosome 9, mTriVul1.pri, whole genome shotgun sequence genome:
- the MRPL28 gene encoding 39S ribosomal protein L28, mitochondrial translates to MPLHKYPVKLWNTLKLRQGIYSRLPEHYLRSLQNERTPTAVHYKPHGVKYKINPKNGQRELVQDVPIPLYFPPESQKGLWGGEGWISGYRYTNNDKLSRRVRKTWKPHLYERELYSEILDKKFKIMVTMRTLDLIDEAYGFDFYILKTPKEDLCSKFGMDLKRGMLLRLARRDPQLHPDDPEKREAIYNKYKEFVIPEEEAEWVGLTLEEAVEKQRLLEEKDPVPLFKVYVEELIQQLQDQALSQPAVMQRKA, encoded by the exons ATGCCGCTGCACAAGTACCCTGTTAAACTCTGGAACACCTTGAAGCTGAGGCAGGGGATTTATTCTCGTCTGCCTGAACACTACCTCAGGTCACTGCAGAATGAAAGGACACCCACAGCAGTCCATTATAAACCTCATGGGGTCAAGTACAAGATAAATCCGAAGAATGGACAACGTGAGCTTGTCCAAGATGTTCCCATCCCACTCTACTTTCCCCCTGAATCCCAGAAAGGACTCTGGGGAGGTGAGGGCTGGATCAGTGGTTATAGATATACCAACAATGACAAg CTCTCAAGGCGTGTGAGAAAGACTTGGAAGCCCCACCTGTATGAACGAGAGCTTTACAGTGAGATCTTGGACAAGAAATTCAAAATAATGGTTACCATGAGAACTCTGGATCTGattgatgaagcctatggatttgATTTCTATATCCTCAAG ACGCCAAAGGAGGATCTGTGCTCCAAGTTTGGGATGGATTTGAAACGAGGAATGCTTTTGCGTCTTGCCCGGAGGGACCCTCAGCTCCACCCAGATGATCCAGAAAAGAGAGAAGCTATTTATAACAAGTACAAG GAGTTTGTGATCCCAGAAGAAGAGGCTGAATGGGTTGGGCTGACATTAGAGGAAGCAGTGGAAAAACAGAGGCTCCTGGAAGAAAAA GACCCTGTCCCTCTGTTCAAAGTATACGTGGAGGAACTTATTCAACAGCTTCAAGACCAGGCACTCTCGCAGCCAGCCGTGATGCAAAGGAAAGCCTAG